One stretch of Chryseobacterium fluminis DNA includes these proteins:
- a CDS encoding SusC/RagA family TonB-linked outer membrane protein, which produces MKNFTTVLKIAPAFLLASTMIHAQTDTLQEKKIEEVVLIGYGKQKKTDLTGSISSVSSKDFNGGASTADQLIVGKTPGVQITGNSGAPGAGSTIRVRGGSSFINNDPLIVIDGVPIDFNSLSGATNPLALINPNDIETFDILKDASSAAIYGNRASNGVILITTKKGTSGRFRVNFNTNFSVSTKMDNVDVLNADQFRNFVNTFGTPLQKTYLGTANTNWQDQIYQQAWGTDNNVSFSGGIKGLPYRVSMGYNEQNGIVRTNEFRRTSLGLNLSPKFFDNHLTVNGNFKGTFSENRFPDNGAIGASIYFDPTQPVYSGNSNYGGYYEWLDPANSATGLNVNGTRNPLGLLNSKRDISSVFRIIPSLQLDYKFHFLPDLRLNITGSYDYAKSDGSTATYNEYNLTATNPEAIRIGTSYRPYSQEIKSKLFESYLNYVKKIEVISTNVDIIGGYSYQDTRSITPAAPTYSNTRDTSFSTPGDTRRTLVSFYARGIFTIADRYVINGSIRRDGSSTFWNGSDKDQLWGNFPAVSVAWKINEESFLKNITVINSLKARAGWGKTGQQETGTFYPAFGSYSYSNSSTAQYQLGNNFYTLLRPDVYNPNLVWETTTTKNLGLDFGILNNRINGSVDYFDKKSENLIAKVPTWAGDLSNFNIKNVGIIANKGFEANLNIIPVQKENLTWEVNFNATKFDPKVTSLSQYVDSSYKIPAGTISGINNYIQAITVGQALNAFYVYQQIYDSNGKPLDGAYVDRNGDGKITEDDKYFYKSPTPDVILGFSTKVKFKNWDFSTSLRAVLGNYVYNNSASNSSIANIQNNNFLSNTNSSVLNTQFTTTQLFSDMFIEDASFLRMDNLTVGYNAGEFMGKGTNLKVNAMAQNVFVISKYKGVDPEVFGGIDNGFYQRPKVYSVGFNFQF; this is translated from the coding sequence GTGAAGAATTTTACAACGGTATTAAAAATTGCGCCTGCATTCTTATTGGCCAGCACCATGATTCATGCGCAGACAGACACTCTACAGGAGAAAAAGATTGAAGAGGTGGTATTGATCGGGTATGGAAAGCAGAAGAAAACTGATTTGACGGGATCGATCTCATCCGTTTCTTCAAAGGATTTTAACGGAGGAGCATCTACTGCTGACCAATTAATTGTAGGAAAAACGCCAGGTGTGCAGATCACGGGAAATAGTGGTGCGCCGGGCGCAGGTTCTACCATTAGAGTAAGAGGAGGCTCTTCATTTATAAATAATGATCCTTTGATTGTGATAGACGGAGTACCGATAGACTTTAACAGTTTGAGTGGTGCAACAAATCCATTAGCATTAATCAATCCCAATGACATTGAGACATTTGATATCCTGAAAGATGCTTCTTCTGCAGCAATTTACGGTAACAGAGCTTCTAATGGAGTTATTTTAATTACTACCAAGAAAGGAACTTCAGGTAGATTTAGAGTGAATTTCAACACCAATTTCTCAGTTTCAACTAAAATGGATAATGTGGATGTTCTGAACGCTGACCAATTTAGAAATTTTGTCAATACTTTCGGAACTCCATTACAGAAAACTTATTTGGGAACTGCAAATACAAATTGGCAGGACCAGATTTATCAGCAAGCTTGGGGAACGGATAATAACGTGTCTTTTTCAGGTGGAATTAAAGGCTTACCCTATAGAGTCTCGATGGGATATAATGAACAAAATGGAATCGTAAGAACTAATGAATTCAGAAGGACTTCATTAGGTCTAAATTTATCCCCTAAATTTTTTGATAATCATTTAACTGTTAATGGTAATTTCAAGGGAACTTTTTCGGAAAACAGATTTCCTGATAACGGAGCCATCGGGGCCTCCATCTATTTTGATCCTACTCAGCCGGTTTATTCTGGAAATTCAAATTACGGAGGATATTATGAATGGCTGGATCCTGCTAATTCTGCCACAGGGCTGAATGTAAATGGAACAAGAAATCCATTGGGATTACTAAACAGTAAGAGGGATATTTCATCTGTATTCAGAATTATTCCAAGTCTACAATTAGACTACAAATTTCATTTTTTGCCTGATTTGAGATTAAATATTACAGGGTCTTATGATTATGCTAAGAGTGACGGTTCCACGGCAACGTATAATGAATATAATTTAACAGCTACCAATCCCGAAGCAATTAGAATTGGTACTTCTTATCGTCCGTACTCTCAGGAAATTAAAAGTAAATTGTTTGAGTCTTATTTAAATTACGTCAAAAAAATTGAAGTTATCAGTACAAACGTTGATATTATCGGAGGATACTCTTATCAGGATACCCGCTCTATAACGCCTGCTGCACCAACGTATTCTAATACCCGTGATACCAGTTTTTCTACCCCCGGAGATACGCGAAGAACACTAGTATCTTTTTATGCCAGAGGTATATTTACTATAGCTGACAGATATGTGATCAATGGTTCCATAAGAAGAGATGGTTCTTCAACGTTTTGGAACGGAAGTGACAAAGACCAATTGTGGGGCAATTTCCCGGCAGTATCTGTCGCGTGGAAAATAAACGAAGAAAGTTTTCTGAAAAATATTACGGTCATCAACTCTTTAAAAGCAAGAGCGGGTTGGGGTAAGACCGGCCAACAGGAAACAGGTACATTCTATCCTGCTTTCGGTTCTTACTCTTATAGCAATAGCAGTACTGCTCAATATCAGTTGGGTAATAATTTCTATACTTTATTACGTCCAGATGTTTATAACCCTAATTTGGTTTGGGAAACGACAACTACTAAAAATTTAGGTTTAGATTTCGGAATTCTAAACAACAGAATTAATGGATCCGTAGATTATTTTGATAAAAAATCTGAAAACCTAATTGCTAAAGTTCCGACCTGGGCAGGCGATTTAAGTAACTTCAATATTAAAAATGTTGGAATCATTGCCAATAAAGGTTTTGAGGCAAACTTGAATATAATCCCTGTACAGAAAGAAAATTTAACTTGGGAAGTTAATTTTAATGCTACTAAATTTGACCCGAAAGTAACAAGTCTTTCTCAGTATGTGGATTCATCTTATAAAATTCCGGCTGGAACTATCTCGGGAATTAATAATTACATCCAAGCTATTACAGTAGGACAGGCACTTAATGCATTTTACGTTTATCAGCAGATTTACGACAGCAACGGAAAACCTCTAGATGGGGCATATGTTGACAGAAACGGTGACGGAAAAATAACAGAAGATGATAAGTATTTTTACAAATCTCCTACGCCGGATGTTATTTTAGGTTTTTCAACCAAAGTAAAATTTAAGAACTGGGATTTCAGTACATCACTTAGAGCTGTTTTAGGGAATTATGTGTATAATAATTCTGCATCTAACAGTTCAATTGCCAATATTCAGAATAACAATTTCTTAAGCAATACTAACTCTAGTGTTTTAAACACACAGTTTACTACCACTCAATTATTCTCAGACATGTTTATAGAAGATGCATCGTTTTTGAGAATGGATAATCTTACAGTAGGCTATAATGCCGGGGAATTTATGGGTAAAGGAACTAATTTAAAAGTTAATGCGATGGCACAAAATGTATTTGTCATATCAAAATATAAAGGTGTGGATCCGGAAGTGTTTGGAGGAATTGATAACGGATTTTATCAAAGACCTAAAGTATATTCAGTTGGTTTTAACTTTCAATTTTAA
- a CDS encoding RagB/SusD family nutrient uptake outer membrane protein: protein MKNKYLYKKLIIGSITLGTLISAGSCTSDLEREPTLGLTSTVLYKDFNNYKPALAKIYAGLAIGGQGDQNNGDGGTDIGGIDGGFSNYLRQMYSMQVLTTDEAVIAWADAGLPEMHNMTWNASNPFIAAIYYRMFNVIAVSNEFIKNTTDEKLSTNGITDANLTEAKYMRAEARFLRAQSYYHALDLFGNVPFVTETTDIINNPPPRIARAELFSFVESELLACANELKDAKSNEYGRADKAAAWALLARLYLNARVYTGTERNTDCITYCNKVIAAGYSLKSNYGSLFMADNNVNNPEVILSVNYDGTHTRTYGGSTFMVHAAVGGSMPASQFGINGGWGGMRTTKSFVNLFNGMPNDKRGNFYTAGQNLEINNLSTFTDGYAFIKYKNIKFSDGTQGSDATGDFVDADIPLYRLADIYLMYGEAVARGGAGGDLATAIGYVNALRTRAGGNPVTAVNTDFFLDERARELSWEATRRTDLIRYGKFTSGTYLWPWKGGVKEGKSVEDYRSLFPIPANDIVANPNLVQNPGY from the coding sequence ATGAAAAACAAATATTTATATAAAAAACTAATTATAGGATCTATTACATTAGGAACTTTAATTTCAGCAGGGTCTTGTACAAGTGACCTGGAAAGAGAGCCTACCTTAGGCTTAACTTCTACAGTACTTTATAAAGATTTTAATAATTATAAACCTGCATTAGCTAAGATTTATGCCGGTCTTGCCATTGGAGGACAGGGTGACCAGAATAATGGTGACGGCGGAACTGATATTGGAGGTATTGACGGAGGGTTTTCAAACTATCTTCGCCAGATGTACAGCATGCAGGTACTGACAACGGATGAGGCGGTTATAGCCTGGGCAGATGCCGGCCTTCCGGAAATGCATAACATGACCTGGAATGCTTCTAATCCCTTTATAGCAGCAATTTATTACAGAATGTTTAACGTCATAGCAGTGAGTAACGAGTTTATTAAAAATACCACTGACGAAAAATTGTCTACCAATGGAATTACAGACGCTAATCTCACGGAAGCAAAATATATGCGAGCAGAAGCACGTTTTCTGAGAGCTCAGTCTTACTATCATGCGTTGGACTTATTTGGTAATGTTCCTTTTGTAACAGAAACTACTGATATTATTAATAACCCTCCTCCAAGAATTGCAAGAGCCGAACTCTTCAGTTTTGTGGAAAGTGAGTTATTAGCATGTGCTAATGAGTTAAAAGATGCCAAATCCAATGAATATGGGAGAGCTGATAAAGCTGCAGCCTGGGCACTGTTAGCCAGACTTTATCTTAATGCAAGAGTATATACAGGAACAGAAAGAAATACAGATTGTATTACCTATTGTAACAAAGTAATTGCAGCCGGATACTCTTTGAAGTCTAATTACGGTTCATTATTTATGGCTGATAATAATGTGAATAATCCTGAAGTTATTTTGTCCGTAAATTATGATGGTACCCATACAAGGACGTATGGAGGTTCTACTTTCATGGTACATGCAGCAGTAGGTGGATCAATGCCTGCTTCTCAATTTGGTATCAACGGAGGTTGGGGTGGTATGAGAACTACAAAATCTTTCGTAAATCTATTTAATGGGATGCCTAATGATAAAAGAGGGAATTTTTATACCGCTGGTCAAAATCTCGAAATTAATAATTTAAGCACATTCACAGACGGATATGCTTTCATTAAGTATAAAAATATTAAATTTTCAGATGGCACACAAGGATCTGATGCTACAGGTGATTTTGTTGATGCAGATATTCCTTTATACCGTTTGGCAGATATTTACCTTATGTATGGCGAAGCTGTTGCAAGAGGTGGAGCAGGTGGAGATTTGGCGACAGCAATTGGATATGTAAATGCTCTTAGAACAAGAGCAGGTGGCAATCCAGTAACAGCCGTTAATACAGACTTCTTTTTAGATGAAAGAGCCAGAGAATTATCTTGGGAAGCAACAAGGAGAACTGACTTGATCCGTTATGGTAAATTTACTTCGGGTACGTACCTGTGGCCTTGGAAAGGAGGAGTGAAAGAAGGTAAATCGGTGGAGGATTACAGAAGTTTATTTCCGATCCCTGCTAATGATATTGTAGCTAATCCTAATTTAGTTCAGAATCCAGGATATTAA